AGGTATGCGGTAATCTCTTAATCTGACATCATGTGTTGATTCATGAGGAACCATCAATGGAAGTGGAGGATGTAGCCTTAGTGTCTCTTTAATCACAGCTTTTAAGTAGTTCATGTCTTGAATGTCTTCTTCCAATACGCTCGATTTTTCCTTACAAATTGTACGGACTTCTTCTTGAAGTCTGCTAAGACATTCGGGGTGACGTAGAAGCTCTGTCATTACCCATTCCATAAGGGTGTAAGATGTGTCCGAACCACCTACAAAAACATCCTGAAAAAAAGAACCAAAAAAAAAAATAACTATGATTTTATACTAAAACATCACTGAATCTGAACTAGTATCGTCATTTGAGATATTCTTCCCCTAACCAAGATGATTGCCTTTATGCTGACTCGGTCGATGTCAAACCCGACGCTTTTCTCTCTCTGAATCTTGAGCAACACATCCACAAAATCAGTCCTGTCTCCGTCACTATCTTCATGATCTTCTAAAACTCTCTCCAAGAACTCATCAATATCATTTCTTAACTTTTCTAGCTGACTATCCAGACCTCGGATCCAATCAATCCATGCAAGCCACAGGACATAAGTCCCGACACTAAACACGCCCAATAGCCTTGTGAGCCTTTCCATTAACTCCTTAAAATCCGTCTCACAGCCGTACTTCCTTCCCAAAGCAACTCTACATATCACATCGTTCGTTAAATTTGCTAAGAGCTCGCTTAGATTCACCGGTAAAGAACTTGCTTTCCGGATCTTGTCCATCATCAGGCTCATCTCTTCTTCTCTCACGTTTCGAAAGGAACGTACCATTTTGTTGCTTAGGAGATGGAGGACACATACACTTTTCATTTGCCTCCAATACTCTCCATAAGGAGCTGAGGCCACATCGTGTCCATCGTAAAGAAGCTTTTGGAAGATTTTAGACCGTGGACGGCTTGCAAACACGCGGTCGTGCGTCTTCAAAACTTCTTTGGCCGCCTCCATCGAAGAGACTACGAGAACGGGGATGCTACCGAAGTGAAGGAGCATTAGAGGACCATAACGGTGGCTGAGGAAGCATAGTGATCGGTGAGGATGGTGCCCCAGCTGATGGAGGTTTCCGATCAAGGGAAGTCTAGGTGGTGATGATGGTGTGTTGCTTTTTCCCCCTTTCGTCAAGAAGAGAATGGTAATGAAGATTACTGAGCATAAGAGAAGGATCATGATCATCATTTGCATGTCTGGATTCTTCAAGTTCTTCAGTATTGTTTTATTGTGAAGCTTTTGGTGTTCTGCCCTTTTGTACATATAGAGCCATGGACCAAAACTAGTGTCCGCTCAATTTCTTTTTCTTCTTTTGGGAAAATAGATAAATATTATATGATTTATATTTCACAAAAAAAAAAAAAAAAATCTAGTGATCTATTATTCTTCTGGTTTTAGTTTTGATTAATTGAAGACCACACAAAAAAATCGTTTTTGAGTTTTACGAAGGGACGTCTTTGTACATGAATTTTTCTATATATATGTTTTGAATATTTGAAAAGCAAATATATGCACTTCTATAAAAATTTAGTTAATGTTAGAATAAAAAATATTCTTCTATATAAAAATTACTAGGTGACTTTCCAATACTCGTATACGGAAATAAATATTTTTAAAATAATCAAATTATAGTTAACTGATATATCGTTTTCACTTGTGAATTAATTTTTAAAATTTAAAATTTATATGTATGAAAACTAAATAGAATATCGTACTGAATTAAATTATTTTGTTATCTCAATCAAATATATGATTTTATGTATAACAATTCAGATTAATTCAGTTTTTTTCTTTTTGGTATATCCCCTTATTATTAATCAAGAAGTAACTTTTAATTAGTAAACTATTTACATGTATGACATTTTGATGATGTGTTGCCTTCTCATGCGTCTTCAGCCATGTATTATAAATCTACTTTAAAGACTAGACCACTACAAGAAAACATCAAGGATTCTGAAGGAAAAAATCGTCGGAATNNNNNNNNNNNNNNNNNNNNNNNNNNNNNNNNNNNNNNNNNNNNNNNNNNNNNNNNNNNNNNNNNNNNNNNNNNNNNNNNNNNNNNNNNNNNNNNNNNNNAATATTTCCTCGGAATTCATCGGTTTTTTCCGAGGAACACATTGTTTTTTCCGACGGAAAAGGCTAGAATCTTCGGACTGAGGTTTCCTCGGAATTCCGTCGGTATATTCCGAAGATTTCATTTTCCGTCGGAATGTCCGTCAGAATACCGCTGTTTTCTGGTAGTGGACTAATTATGATAACTGCCACTGGCACTCTTGATATAAAATGCATTGTATTTTATATCATTTTAGGAGTCCCAGATGTATAGTGAACATCTTAGAATTACATGCATAAATTAAATGGTCGAGCATGAGAACTATAAGAAAATTGTAATTTGCTTCGATATATAAACATGATAAAATTACTACGGATCCACCTCTGTCTAACTTTACCTCTGTCTAACTTTTAAAGATGCATGCTTCAGTATATTACATCTAACTGTGTACACAATATATTAAGTTTAAACAATTTTTTCCGGGGAAAACATTATATTGTGTTGCATGTTATAGTCCGTTGGCCAACTTTTTAAATTTGATTATTACAGCAAATAATAGAATATATTTCATAGAAATGCATGATGCTATTTCCTACAATTATGTATATTATTGTCGTGTGTGCCATTATGATTGAATTTTAGCGCTATAAAAAAACATACCTAGAAAATGAATTCGTTATTTCGATATTCAATCACGCTAAGCTTGCCTGACAAGTTCAATCTTGCAAAATATTGTGTAGTTAGTGCAAGATTGAAGCAAATTTAATATCGTGATGGGTTTTCGGTAAGGGTGGGCAAAAAAACAAACCGAACCGAGTCAAACTGAACCAATCGAAACCGATCTAAACCAAACCAAAGTGTACTATCAAATAGTTGGGTTTAATATTTTTTCAACCCGAACCAACCAAACCGAAACTGATCCGAACTGAACTAAACCAAACCGAGAAATTAATATGTTTTTTGTTGTGGAACTTAGGTAAAAGTTCTTCTGTATTATTCATAAACATAAGGAGCCATTTATATATATAGGGAATTACACCGTCATAGAATAATGGAAAGACTAGAGAAAGGAAATACAAATATGGAAAGAGTACAAATCATAAACCAATAAGGAAAAGGAAAACTAGGGTTTGCTGTCTCTCTCTCTAGGCGCCGGCTCTCTCTCTCTCTCATGGCCGCCAGCTCTCTCTCTCTAGTATTGGCTGGTTATGGACATCCACAATATGATTTACAACACTCCCCCTCAGATGTCATAACCATACAGAGTTTGTAATACGCTTTGGATATTGCCTCATTAAAACCTTACCAGGAAAACCCAGTGGGACAAAACCATGGTGAAGGAAAAAGAGTACAACACGTATTACTCCACATGTTCTGAACATCACTGAAGATCTTTCAGCCTACGCATCCCAATCTGATGCGTGAGCTTCCTGAATGTGCAAGTCGGAAGTGATTTGGTTGTCACTGGAACGCACTTGGACTACTTGGACCTCGCCGGCTTTCTGTAGCTCGTGAGTGAAGAACTTCGGTAAGATGTGCTTCGTCCAGTCTCCTTTGATGTAGCCATCCTTGAGCTGAGAAATGCATGTTGCATTGTCCTCATACATCACAGTTGGTGCGTCCTTGCCTTCGGACATCCCACAATCAACTCGAACATGTTGGGTCATGGACCTCAACCAAACACGCTCGCGGCTGGCCTCATGTATTACCAAGATCTCCGAATGGTTTGAAGATGTGGCCGCGATCGTCTGCTTCATGGAACGGCCATATCACCATGTGTAAACACATAGTCTGTCTGTGATCGAGCATTGTGTGGATCCGAAAGATAACCTGCATCAGCAAAACCAACTAACCCTTCTTTGTTTTAGTTAGTATAAAATAGCCCCAAGTCTTTCGTTCCTTGCAGGTAACAAAGAACATGTTTAATCCTGTTCCAGTGCCTTTGGGTTGGACAAGAGCTAAATCTAGACAATAGATTCACGGCAAAACATATACATGGTCGTCTGTGACTAGCCAGATACATCAAAGCTCTTATGGCACTTCGGGACCAAGGACATCTTCATCGTCCATCTTAGGACGGAACGGATCAGTGTCTAGGCCGAGGGACCTCACGACCATGGGTCTAGATAATGGGTGAGACTCGGCCATATTGAATCTCTTGAGTACCTTTTCTGTATATGTCATTTGATACACAAGGATTCCATCTTTAATGTACTCAAGTTGTAATCCCAAACATAATTTTTTTTTCCTAGATCTTTCATCTCGAATTCTTTCTTAAGATATTCAACTGTTTGAGAAATCTCTCCAGAGGTTCCTAGAATATTCAGATCATCAGCATACACTACTATGATCACAAATCATTTATTGTCGAATTTCTTTATAAAAATACATGGACTGATCGGGTCATTCTTATAGCCCTCTTTCACTAGGTACTCACTTAGTCTATTGTACCACATTCGACCTGATTGTTTCAATCCATAAAGTGATTTGTTCAACTTTATACAATGTTGTTCTCGAGAACTCAATTTGTTTTTCAAGTCAATACCCTCTGGGACTTTCATATATATATATATATATCTCATTATCTAGTTGACCATACAAGTATGCAGTTACTACATCCATTAACCGCAAGTCTAAGTTTTCTCTTATAGCCAGAATTATCAGGAATCTAAAAGTAGTAGCATCCACCACAGGGGAGTACGTCTCCTCATAATCTATTCCTGGTCTCTGTGAGAATCCTTGTGCAACGAGCCGTGCTTTATATCTCACTACTTCACCATGTTCATTTCTTTTCCTCACAAAGACCCATTTGTATCCAACTGGTTTGACATCATAGGGTGTCCGGATTATAGGACCGAAGACACCTCTTTTCTTTAAAGAATTTAACTCCACGTTTATAGCTTCTTTCCATTTGATCCAATCTGATCGTTGAGTGCACTCATAAATAGACGTGGGTTCATGATCCTCGTTTAAATCCATGAGTTCAAGTGCTATCTTGTATGTAAATATATCATCAGTGTCGACATTCTTTCTATTCCATTGTATCCCAGACAAGACATAATTTATTGAGATCTCATTATTATCAGGACCATCAGTACCATGAGGCTTGGCGTCCCAAGCATCAGTGTTAGGCACATCAGGACCGTCGGCCATGTCTAAAACCATAGGATCGGACGCGGCCACATCTCGGGTAGGATCGGCCGCGGCCATGTCTGGTGTTCTGGCTTCGGATTCAGCACCTTTCTTTGTTTTCCGAGGGTTCTTATCTTTGGAACCTATTGGTCTACCACGTTTCAAATATTGTCTAGACTCTGTAGGAACTTTATTGTGTCCCTCTTGAACATCAATACGAATTGGTGCATTAGCATCTAGTATATATGACTTAGTCACTCTTTTCGGGTCAGCAAAGGAATCTGGCAATTGATTAGCTAGCTTTTGTAAATGTATTATCTTTTGGACTTCTAAATCATATTCCTGTGTCCGAGGATCTTACCAAGATAAGGATGTTTGATTACATGTAATTTCTTTTACCAGCTTATTATTATCTCCCCCTAATGTTGGATGTTCAGATTCATCGAAATGACAATCCGCGTATCTGGCCTTAAACAAATCACCCGTAGTTGGCTCAAGATACTTAATAATGGTGGGAGAATCAAATCCAACATATATCCCCATCTTTCTTTAAGGTCCCATCTTTATTTTCTGTGGTGGTGCAATAGGTACATAGACGGCACAACCAAATGTCTTAAGATGAGATATGTCTGGCTCATGACCCGTAAGCAATTGTGATGGGGAATATCTATGTTCACTAGATGGCCTGATGCGTATGAGTTCAGCCGCGTGAAGGACGGCGTGTCCCCAAGCTGACACCGGAAGTCTCGACCTCATAAGCAATGGTCTAGCTATTAGCTGTATGCGTTTTATAAATGATTCGGCCAAGCCGTTCTGTGTATGTACATGTGCCACAGAGTGTTCCACACTTACCCCCATGAACATACAGTAATCATTAAACGCTTGGGACATGAACTCACCAGAATTATCAAGACGTATAGTCTTTAAAGGAAAATCTGGAAAATGAGATCGTAAACGAATTATCTGAGCAAGCAACCTCGCAAACGCCAAGTTGCGGGTCGACAGAAGACATACATGCGACCATCTCGTGGACGCATCAATGAGAACCATGAAATATCTAAATGTCCCACAAGGTGGGTGTATTGGTCCACATATGTCTCCTTGTATTCTTTCCAGAAAGTTTATCATTTCCTTAGTCACTTTAACTGGTGATGGCTTAACGATGATTTTCCCTTGTGAACATGCTACACACGTTAGGTTCTTAGGAACAACTCGTTTCTCTTTCAATGTATGGCCATTAGTGTTCAGTATCAACTTTCGCATCATGTTCGAACCGGGATGGCCAAGCCGGTCGTGCCAAAGAGTGAAATTTTTGATGGCCTCTTTGTTAAAAGTGGCATTGGCCTCAATCATACTGACTTTAGTATGGTAAAGACCAGTAGAGAGTGCTGGTATAGATTCTAAGACTTTCTTATTGCCTTGGGCGATTTCAATGATTTGAAGGAACTCTTTGTTTCCTTCGCCCTTAGTCTCAATATGAAAGCCATTCATTCGAATGTCTTTAAAACTCAATAGGCTTCTCTTTGAGCTGGGTGCATATAAGACATCAGATATCTCTAGATACGTACCCAAAGGTAACAGGATGTTAGCCTGGCCGTGGCCTTCAATGAGGCTAGTTAGACCTGCAATGGTCGAGATGTTGGCGTTTCTTAGTGTTAGGTTTATGAAGTATCTTTTGTCTCTTAAGATCGTGTGGCTTGACCCACTGTCCACTACGAATACATCCTTGTTATCGTTCATTTCTAAAACAAGATTCATAGAATGATATTTTAGAGACTTCATAGAAAATCAGTCATTTATTATGTTTTAATAAAACAGGTTCAAAGAAAACAAAAACATAGAAAAACACCAAAGCAAAGAACACAGAAAGTTTTAGAACACAAATGTCGAAATCAACTTCAATCTTTTAGACAATCTGAAGTTTCATATTCCATAAGATCGTCTTGGTCATGATTGAAATCATCTTCACCATCTTGATAGGTCATGTGGGCTTCAGGATTCTTCCCTTTCAAACTCTCTTGGTAGAGATCAACAAGATGCTTGGGAGTCCTACATGTCTTAGCCCTATGGTTACTCATCCCACACCTATGGCACACGGATTTGGTCGAGTGTTGCGGTTTAAAAGATGTCTCACAGCCTCGACCATGACAACGGCCAAACGAGTGTCCTTGGCCACGGTCTCAACCATATTGATTCCCTCGTCCGCGGCCAAAAGAACTTCGACCACGGCCACGTCCTTGCCATTTTCCAAGACCACGGCCGTGTTGGCCACTGCTTTGGACGTGATTAGCTTCTTTCTTGGCCTTTGTGGCCGCGTGTGCTTCAGGTAATGGGGATGATCCAGGAGGTCTCATTTCACTGTTTCTCATCAACAATTCATTGTTTTTCTCAGCGAGCAATAGACAAGAGATCAGATTAGCATAAGTCGTGAAGCCCTTCTCACGGTACTATTGTTGTAACAACACATTGCTTGTGTGGAAGGTGGAAAATATTTTCTCAAGCGTATCCTTATCCGTTATATCCTCACCACACAGTTTTAATTTCGAAACAATCTTAAATAGGGATGAGTTATACTCGTCCACGGACTTATAGTCCTGGATCCTGAGATTCCTCCAATCATAGATAGCCTTTGGTAAGATCCCCGTTCTCTGGTGATCATATCTTGCTTTCAATTCTGTCCAAAGGTCTAATGGATTCTCAATGGTCAGATACTGATCTTTGAGACTC
The DNA window shown above is from Brassica oleracea var. oleracea cultivar TO1000 chromosome C3, BOL, whole genome shotgun sequence and carries:
- the LOC106329567 gene encoding cytochrome P450 71A26-like, whose amino-acid sequence is MYKRAEHQKLHNKTILKNLKNPDMQMMIMILLLCSVIFITILFLTKGGKSNTPSSPPRLPLIGNLHQLGHHPHRSLCFLSHRYGPLMLLHFGSIPVLVVSSMEAAKEVLKTHDRVFASRPRSKIFQKLLYDGHDVASAPYGEYWRQMKSVCVLHLLSNKMVRSFRNVREEEMSLMMDKIRKASSLPVNLSELLANLTNDVICRVALGRKYGCETDFKELMERLTRLLGVFSVGTYVLWLAWIDWIRGLDSQLEKLRNDIDEFLERVLEDHEDSDGDRTDFVDVLLKIQREKSVGFDIDRVSIKAIILDVFVGGSDTSYTLMEWVMTELLRHPECLSRLQEEVRTICKEKSSVLEEDIQDMNYLKAVIKETLRLHPPLPLMVPHESTHDVRLRDYRIPAGTQVMINAWAIGRDVATWGPDAEEFRPERHLHSSVDFRGQDFELIPFGAGRRICPAISFAVVLNEVVLANLVHQFGWISTEYQAEVAESTGIAIHRMFPLYAIPSSTS